TCTTTGTATTTTCATAAATCGAACGGCACGATGCACATGTTTCCAGATGTTGGTGAATATACTTCATCTGGTTTTCCGGTAACTCTTTATCCAGATATTGCAACAATTGCTTATGTACTTTAGAACATTTCATCTTTATTGAATTTCTTTTATTATGACACCCTATCCGTATATTTTATTACAATTTTTCAGTATTTTAAACCCAAATTATTCAAAAATAATCCTGGATCCCTCCCACAAACCATTGCACATTCATAAACTTTCCCGCTTGGCAGGATTTATAAGTGATCCGGATTAAACTGAGCTACCAGTTTTTTCTGCAGCTTTTTCCTGGCCCGGTTGATTAAAACACCTGTTTCGGTTACAGAAATATCCATAATCCCTGCTATTTCCTTGTAGGGTAACCCTTCAAGCTTGTTCAGGGTTATGGCGGTTTTTTGTTTCTCCGGTAACTGGTCAATGGCCTTGAAAAGTATCTCTTTTCTCTCTTCCGATTCCATTTGTTCCTGAGATATTTTTTGATCGTCCGCTACATTTTCCATGGAGTTATTGTTTTTGTTTTCAAAGATCGCATCCAGGCTGCTAAAAATGTTCCGTCTTTTTTTATCTCTGATATAATTCAATGATTTGTTGACTGTTATTTTATACAACCAGGTGGATATTTTTGATTGTTCCCTGAAAGAATGCACAGAATCATAGACCTTTATGAATACCTCCTGGGCTATATCCATGGCGTCTTCCTTATTACGAACAAATTTGTTGGCCACATTCAGCACCAGATGCTGATATGTATCCACAAATTCCTTAAATGCCGTTTCTTCTTTGTTTTTCAGACCCTGAATAATCTCCTGATCAGTCATTGTTGTAGCAATTCCTCAACATATTCTTTAATTATGACACCTGGGGACAAAAATTTATTACAAATTGATATCAATTATTTTCCATCGTTTGAAATGGGATTTACTGCTAAATTACATTTTTCATAACAATTGAGCCAACGGAATTCAGTCAAATAAAAAATATTAAATTATTTTCCGCTCTTTTTGGCTACTTATATATCTTTGTGGCTACTTTTATTTAATATGAACATAGGACATAAAAACCGGCCAAATGAACATTGAAGCAAGGATAACGGAAACGGTAAGAAAGGCGCTGGCATCCCTGTATTCTACGGAGGTACATACCAGGGAGGTTCAAATTCAGCGTACACGGAAGGATTTTCAGGGAGATTTTACTGTGGTGGTATTTCCGTTTTTGAGGTATTCCAAAAAACCTCCGGAACAAACCGGGGAGGCTCTTGGTGCTTATTTAAAGGAAAATATGGATGAGATTGCAGATTTTAATGTGATCAAGGGATTTTTAAACCTAACCATTGACAATGCTTTCTGGCTGCGGTTTCTCAATAATATGAATCAAAGGGAGAATATTTATGATTTATTTACCCGTGAAACAGAGAGGCGGGTAGTGGTGGAATATTCTTCTCCCAATACCAATAAACCGCTACATTTGGGGCATATAAGAAACAACCTTCTGGGTTTTTCTATCTCCAGGATCATGAAAGCAGCCGGGAATGATGTTAAAAAGGTTAATCTGGTAAACGACCGGGGGATTCATATATGCAAATCCATGCTGGCCTGGCAGAAGTGGGGTAATGGAGTGACTCCTGAATCTGCAGGTGTTAAAGGAGATCATTTGGTCGGAGATTATTATGTGAAGTTCGATAAAGAATATAAGAAACAGGTACAGGAACTTATAGGTAAAGGCATGTCTAAAGCACAGGCAGAAAAGGAAGCTCCTCTCATTAAAGAAGCCCGGCAAATGTTACACAAATGGGAAAATGATGATCCTGAAACGGTGGAGTTGTGGGAAAAGATGAATAAATGGGTATTGGAAGGATTTGATAAAACCTATCAGGCACTCGGAGTGGATTTTGATAAAATTTATTATGAATCGGAGGTATATAAAAAAGGAAAGAATGAAGTGCTGAAAGGAGTGGATATGGGTGTATTTTACCGGGAGGAAGATGGATCTGTGTGGGCTGATCTTTCGGATGAAGGCCTGGATCAGAAACTGTTGCTCCGAAAAGACGGCACTTCCGTATATATTACCCAGGATATCGGCACTGCCATACAACGGTACAACGAATTCAAATTTGATGACCACATTTATGTGGTGGGAAATGAACAGAATTATCATTTTCAGGTATTAAAAATACTGCTGGATCAACTGGGTTATGAATGGGCAGATAACCTGTATCATCTGGCTTATGGGATGGTTGAACTTCCCGAAGGAAAAATGAAATCCAGGGAAGGTACCGTAGTGGATGCCGATGATCTCATTAGTGAGATGATACAAACAGCGGAAACCATCTCAAAGGATTCCGGGAAGATAGGAAATTTTAGTGAGGAAGAGAAAAAACGGATATATCGTACGGTTGGTCTGGGAGCACTAAAGTATTTCATACTGAAGGTGGATCCTAAAAAGAACATGACTTTTGATCCTGAGGAATCGGTTGATTTTAACGGCAACACCGGACCCTTCATTCAGTACAGCTACGCAAGGATCAATTCGTTGCTGGATAAGGCCAGAGACAGAGATTACAATATTCCGAACCATGTAAATGAAAATGTGAAGATAAATGATAAAGAAATTCAGCTCATCAAACTGATCCATCAATTTCCCTATGAAATCTCCGAAGCCGCAGAACAGGGAGAACCCTCAGTGATCGCCAATTTTGTATATGAACTTGCCCGGGAATTCAATCAGTTTTATCATGAATATCCGGTGTTGAGGGCTGAGGTTGTGCCATCCGTACATTTGCGACTAATGCTTTCTTCGCAGGTTGCAAAGGTTCTTCGCGAAGCCATGTGGCTTTTGGGTATTGATTTGCCGGAAAGAATGTAATCAAAAAATCAGAAACAAATGAATAACGCGGAATGCAGGGTTCCACAGGATTTACATATACATACCACCTTTTCTCATCTTGACAGTGCGGTTGCAGAACAGCAAACCCCCGAACTGATTGCACGCATCAGGCATGCCAAAGTCATTGGTATCAGCGATCACTTTGAACATTTCTATGAAAGATTTGAGTCGTATCGGACAACGCTGAAGCAATATGGATTTCATACAGGGACGGAAGTTGACGGAGCTGAGTATACTCAGGAAGCGGCACAACTTGATTTTGAGTATTATATTTATCATTGCCGTGATTATCGGTCAGAGTACAGGGGGATTGAAAACCTGCTGGCTACCGGAAAACCGGTAATTATAGCCCATCCTATGGTTCTTGAAACAGATTTGAACAAGGTACCCCCTGAGTGTTATATAGAGATCAACAACCGCTATGTTTGGAAGAACGACTGGAGGAATAAACTGGCGCCTTTTACCGGGCGGTTTAATTTTGTTATTGGCTCTGATTCCCACCAGCCCAACTGGCTTAACCAAAATGTTGCCCGGTATGTTGCGGGAGAGCTAAATGTTAAAGAGTCCATCTTATTTGATTGATGCAGAAAAAATTTGATTATGAAAGCAATGGTTTTAAGGAATCTGGCTGATCTGAAAGAAGAAGACGAACCTTTGGAGCTGGTTGAATGGCCTGTGCCCGCACCGTTGGAAGGAGAGATTTTGATCAGGGTTTCCAGATGCGGCGTATGCCATACCGAGCTGGATGAGATTGAAGGACGCACACCGCCACCCAAGTTTCCTGTCATATTGGGTCATCAGGTTGTCGGTTATGTT
Above is a genomic segment from Bacteroidales bacterium containing:
- a CDS encoding sigma-70 family RNA polymerase sigma factor; the encoded protein is MTDQEIIQGLKNKEETAFKEFVDTYQHLVLNVANKFVRNKEDAMDIAQEVFIKVYDSVHSFREQSKISTWLYKITVNKSLNYIRDKKRRNIFSSLDAIFENKNNNSMENVADDQKISQEQMESEERKEILFKAIDQLPEKQKTAITLNKLEGLPYKEIAGIMDISVTETGVLINRARKKLQKKLVAQFNPDHL
- a CDS encoding arginine--tRNA ligase, with translation MNIEARITETVRKALASLYSTEVHTREVQIQRTRKDFQGDFTVVVFPFLRYSKKPPEQTGEALGAYLKENMDEIADFNVIKGFLNLTIDNAFWLRFLNNMNQRENIYDLFTRETERRVVVEYSSPNTNKPLHLGHIRNNLLGFSISRIMKAAGNDVKKVNLVNDRGIHICKSMLAWQKWGNGVTPESAGVKGDHLVGDYYVKFDKEYKKQVQELIGKGMSKAQAEKEAPLIKEARQMLHKWENDDPETVELWEKMNKWVLEGFDKTYQALGVDFDKIYYESEVYKKGKNEVLKGVDMGVFYREEDGSVWADLSDEGLDQKLLLRKDGTSVYITQDIGTAIQRYNEFKFDDHIYVVGNEQNYHFQVLKILLDQLGYEWADNLYHLAYGMVELPEGKMKSREGTVVDADDLISEMIQTAETISKDSGKIGNFSEEEKKRIYRTVGLGALKYFILKVDPKKNMTFDPEESVDFNGNTGPFIQYSYARINSLLDKARDRDYNIPNHVNENVKINDKEIQLIKLIHQFPYEISEAAEQGEPSVIANFVYELAREFNQFYHEYPVLRAEVVPSVHLRLMLSSQVAKVLREAMWLLGIDLPERM
- a CDS encoding PHP domain-containing protein, producing the protein MNNAECRVPQDLHIHTTFSHLDSAVAEQQTPELIARIRHAKVIGISDHFEHFYERFESYRTTLKQYGFHTGTEVDGAEYTQEAAQLDFEYYIYHCRDYRSEYRGIENLLATGKPVIIAHPMVLETDLNKVPPECYIEINNRYVWKNDWRNKLAPFTGRFNFVIGSDSHQPNWLNQNVARYVAGELNVKESILFD